GCCTCCAATGGCCACCAAGGTCCCCCTGTTCAAGAACCCCGTAAGGGGAGAGAAAGACAAGATACTCGCAAAGGGGGCAAATTCCCTCCTAAACCGGAAAACAAGCAATCTTTGATTGTAACTACTGCTCCTCTCAAAGTTTCGATTAAGCCCAAGATGAAAGAACAAATGCCTACTTTCACTCaagataaaggaagaagaagaccaacattacaagagatgcaagaaaaacaaTATCCATTCCTTGATTCTGATATCTCCAATATATTGGACCATTTACTTGAGTTGAAGTTGATTGAGCTACCAGAGATGAAGCGTCCTGAAGAAGCTGACCAAACAAATGACCCTAAGTATTGCAAGTATCATCGCCTCATAGGCTACCCTATAGAACGATGTTTTGTgttgaaagataaaattatgGAGCTAGCCTACCAAGGAAAGATCACATTTGATGATGAAGTTGTGACTTCTAATCTTGCCATGGTGGCCTCAACAACCACTTCTACTTTTCTTACCCTTCAATTTGGTTCATTTGAGCCCATTGAGGTAAAGGTGTCTTTTCCCCCAGTACCAATTCTTGAGATATCTGATAACGACCCTCATAGGGATGAACATGCTTATAAAGATGAACCTTTAATTACCGATGAAGAAGGATGGACCCTTGTGACTCGACGAAAGAATCATAAAGCAAAATACAATGTACATGCAAAGGAGAGTCAAAAGACACCTTGTGCAGTAAAAAGGCCGACGAAGGTGATGAAGCCTAGAACTGAAGTAGCAGTACTATCTCTTGAAGGTAAATCCGTGCAAAGCCCACGACAACCAGTTACTTTACAAGAATTCATCCCCCGgcattttcaaaattatgtctTTTCATCTCTCACATGCTATCAAATAAGTGATGAGGAAAAATCAGATTGCGAGGAGGAGACAGAATGAGCTATTGTGTACAAGGCATGCTGGTCGTCAATCATTTTCACTGATGACGATTGTTTATTGGGCCCCAAGATTCACAATCGCCCCTTGTTTGTAACTAGGTACATTCGAGAACAACGAGTTAATCGTATCCTTATCGATGGTGGGTCTGTAGTCAATATTCTCCCActcaaaatattgaaagaattagGAATCTCCTTGGATGAACTACTTCCCAGTAAGTTAATGATTCAAGGCTTTAATCAGGGTGGACAAAGAGCTATTAGGAAGATTAGACTTCAGATGCTCATTGGTGAAATGGAATCAAGCGCACTCTTTCACATCATCGATGCTAAGACCACTTATAAGCTGCTTATTGGAAGACCATGGTTTCATGAGTATGGTGTTGTGCCATCTACATATCACCAATGCCTTAAATATTTCCAAGATGGACAAGTCAAGAAGATAGTGGCTGATGACAAGCCCTTTACTGTAGCTGAGTCACACTTTGCTGATGCCAAATTTTACTTGGAAGATGATAAGATAGAAGAAACCCAAGTTGTGGCTTCACTATCTAGCAAAGAAGAAAGGCCCCACTCCAAAGCTTCAAGGGTTAATTCTCCAATTAGGGAGAAGGAAACCAAGCAAACCGagacttttatagaaaataggAAGCATCATACTCCAGAAGTAACTAGAGTAGCCCCTGTACTACACTATGTTCCAGtcgccaaaagaaaagaaggtcaATCCCCATTTTCAGGAGATGAGGAGTCAATATCAAAGGATTTGCAAGGATTAAACCTGCCAGTTACTAAAATCATAAAACTGAAATCCTCAAGTCAACCATTGAAAGGGTTTACAAGACCATCCCAAGGGCCGATTTTTGAGCATGGGACTTTGCCCACTAAAAGAACAGAAGAGGGTTTTGACCCTAACGCGTATAGACTCGTGGCTAAGGCTGGTTATAACCATGAGAAGCCAACTAGTTTGGGTAAGCTCATCCCTGAAGCCTCTGGAAAAGGACAAAAGACATCGAAAGCCCAGGGTGTTGGGGCAACAAGTTCTAAGGCCGGAATTGGATATACTCCACCAACCCCCATCCATATCCCCATTCGAAAAGTTAGTGTTTTGGTGATTTCGGCagaagataaagaagaagaacgaTCATCAAAGCCATCAAAGAAACCATCTGTTTTTTATCGCATTGGCCAACCCACTCCCCCTATCTCAATCTTCGACAGGTTGGGGGCACAAGAAGATGATAACTTTGTTAATGGCACTCGAAGCTCTGTTCTTATAAGACTCAGTCGCTCAACTTCTTCCCAAAATGGCACTCGAAGTTCCGCTCTTACAAGACTTAGTTATGCTACTTCTTCTCAACTCTCAAAGGATGAGAAGTTaagacaaaagcaaaataaGATATCAAATTTCCTTCACAGAGATGTTGATGAGACACTCCTTATGGATCAAGATTCAAATGAGGTTCACAGCTCCATTCCATCTCGCATGAAGCGTAGAAGTATTTGGGAAGTAAATACTAGAGAAACCTTGACTGCAAAAAAACGTACAATGGTGTCCACAAAACAATAGGCGGAAGACGAGGTTGCCATTTCAGTAAATCATAT
This portion of the Castanea sativa cultivar Marrone di Chiusa Pesio chromosome 7, ASM4071231v1 genome encodes:
- the LOC142644177 gene encoding uncharacterized protein LOC142644177, which gives rise to MIQGFNQGGQRAIRKIRLQMLIGEMESSALFHIIDAKTTYKLLIGRPWFHEYGVVPSTYHQCLKYFQDGQVKKIVADDKPFTVAESHFADAKFYLEDDKIEETQVVASLSSKEERPHSKASRVNSPIREKETKQTETFIENRKHHTPEVTRVAPVLHYVPVAKRKEGQSPFSGDEESISKDLQGLNLPVTKIIKLKSSSQPLKGFTRPSQGPIFEHGTLPTKRTEEGFDPNAYRLVAKAGYNHEKPTSLGKLIPEASGKGQKTSKAQGVGATSSKAGIGYTPPTPIHIPIRKVSVLVISAEDKEEERSSKPSKKPSVFYRIGQPTPPISIFDRLGAQEDDNFVNGTRSSVLIRLSRSTSSQNGTRSSALTRLSYATSSQLSKDEKLRQKQNKISNFLHRDVDETLLMDQDSNEVHSSIPSRMKRRITKVESPIEDDAEDAPPTFEEGMQATVDELKEVNNGATKDHRPVFINANLSLEEEDAYVELLKEYRNVFAWTYKEMPGLDPKVVVHHLSVRHGVRPMKQAQRRFRPELISQIEGEVNKLLEVGFIREVKYPTWVSNIIPVRKKNGQIRVCVDFRDLNRACPKDEFPLPLTEIMVDATVGHEALSFMDGFSGYNQICMAPKDEELTAFRTLKGVYCYKVMPFRLKNAGATYQRGMQRIFDDLLHMNVECYVDDLVVKSKKRIEHLQDLRQVFERLRRYQLKMNPMKCAFGVTSGKFLGFIVRHR